In a single window of the Populus alba chromosome 16, ASM523922v2, whole genome shotgun sequence genome:
- the LOC140954698 gene encoding uncharacterized protein, with protein sequence MGTKIDTSVNDQPTPYVFKINGHCHHLMGSLLPVDGESPKFAQLYVFDTAHEVANRLLPFTRDYKSSSLDENIVVDLLRMLDEINELAKLFRKARDKTQNIQSVDYKLRLLGKRNHDSRQYDDPTSNDIGGLVVGDIGDFFSERDIIIECFSGSLKRISKLHPKFMALQYPLLFPYGEDGYSCM encoded by the coding sequence ATGGGCACAAAGATTGATACTTCTGTTAATGATCAACCAACTCCATATGTGTTCAAGATAAACGGTCATTGTCATCATTTAATGGGCTCTCTCTTACCTGTTGATGGAGAATCACCAAAGTTTGCACAGCTCTATGTGTTTGACACTGCTCACGAAGTTGCAAATAGACTTTTACCATTTACAAGAGACTACAAATCATCATCTCTGGATGAGAATATTGTTGTGGATCTTTTAAGAATGCTTGATGAAATAAACGAACTTGCCAAATTATTTCGCAAAGCTAGAGACAAAACTCAAAATATTCAATCTGTTGATTATAAACTTCGCTTACTTGGAAAGCGAAACCATGATTCACGCCAATATGATGATCCTACATCAAATGACATTGGTGGATTAGTTGTTGGAGATATTGGAGATTTTTTCTCGGAACGGGATATAATTATTGAATGCTTTTCAGGTTCTTTAAAAAGGATCTCAAAATTACATCCAAAATTCATGGCATTACAGTATCCCCTTTTGTTTCCTTATGGTGAAGATGGCTACTCCTGTATGtaa
- the LOC118037567 gene encoding protein DEFECTIVE IN EXINE FORMATION 1 isoform X2 produces the protein MKPPAIRVFLICFLLFTTSIHGDESKKNKFRDREATDDALGYPDIDEDALLNTRCPRNLELRWQTEVSSSIYATPLIADINSDGKLDVVVPSFVHYLEALEGSDGDKIPGWPAFHQSTVHASPLLYDIDKDGVREIALATYNGEVLFFRVSGYMMTDKLEVPRRRVKKNWYVGLDPDPVDRSHPDVHDDQLVLEATENKSQSHNSHPSNASIETGKEMSENQTETIIKLSSQVDNSSVGAGSNGTDNAQNGTNKTQNGTITVEKETNNAENGTNTGRRLLEDDNSKGSHEGGSESKENDHENGHAATVENDEGLEADADSSFELFRESDELADEYSYDYDDYVDESMWGDEEWKERKHERLEDYVNIDSHILCTPVIADIDNDGVTEMIVAVSYFFDHEYYDNPEHLKELGDIDVGKYVASSVVVFNLDTKQVKWTQELDLSTSTAKFRAYIYSSPSVVDLDGDGNLDILVGTSFGLFYVLDHHGNIRENFPLEMAEIQGAVVAADINDDGKIELVTTDVHGNVVAWTSQGKEIWEKHLKSLVSQGPTIGDVDGDGHTDVVVPTLSGNIYVLSGKDGSIVRPYPYRTHGRVMNQVLLLDLSKRGEKNKGLTLVTTSFDGYLYLIDGPTSCADVVDIGETSYSMVLADNVDGGDDLDLIVSTMNGNVFCFSTPVPHHPLKAWRSTNQGRNNVANRYNREGVYIKPSSRSFRDEEGKSFWVEFEIVDKYRIPSGSQAPYNVTTTLLVPGNYQGERRIKQNQIFDRPGKYRIKLPTVGVRTTGTVLVEMVDKNGLYFSDDFSLTFHMHYYKLLKWLLVLPMLGMFGVLVILRPQEAMPLPSFSRNTDL, from the exons ATGAAACCTCCAGCGATTAGAGTTTTCTTGATCTGTTTCTTATTATTCACCACTTCCATTCATGGAGATGAGTCCAAAAAGAACAAATTTCGAGACCGAGAAGCCACGGACGATGCCCTTGGTTACCCTGACAT AGATGAGGACGCGTTGTTGAATACACGTTGCCCTAGAAATCTAGAGCTGAGATGGCAAACCGAAGTGAGTTCTAGCATTTACGCTACTCCATTGATTGCCGATATCAATAG TGATGGAAAACTTGATGTAGTGGTTCCTTCTTTTGTTCACTATCTTGAAGCTCTAGAAGGTTCTGATGGAGACAAAATCCCAG GTTGGCCTGCATTCCACCAATCAACGGTGCATGCAAGTCCTCTCCTATATGATATTGACAAGGATGGTGTGAGGGAGATTGCTTTGGCTACTTACAATGGTGAAGTTCTCTTCTTCag GGTTTCAGGATACATGATGACTGATAAACTGGAAGTGCCTCGTAGGAGAGTTAAAAAGAATTGGTATGTGGGTCTGGATCCAGATCCCGTGGATCGTTCTCATCCAGATGTTCATGATGACCAACTTGTCTTAGAGGCTACTGAGAATAAATCACAGTCTC ACAATAGTCATCCATCAAATGCATCCATTGAGACTGGAAAGGAAATGAGCGAGAATCAAACGGAAACAATTATCAAACTGTCCTCGCAAGTCGATAATTCTTCTGTAGGTGCTGGGTCAAATGGAACAGATAATGCTCAGAATGGAACCAATAAAACTCAGAATGGAACCATTACAGTAGAGAAGGAAACCAATAATGCAGAGAATGGAACAAACACTGGAAGAAGGCTTCTCGAAGATGACAATTCAAAGGGTTCACATGAAGGTGGCTCAGAATCTAAAGAGAATGACCATGAAAATGGTCATGCGGCAACTGTTGAAAATGATGAAGGGTTAGAAGCAGATGCAGATTCATCGTTTGAGCTATTCCGTGAAAGTGATGAATTAGCCGATGAGTACAGTTATGACTATGATGATTATGTTGATGAATCCATGTGGGGAGATGAAGAATGGAAAGAAAGGAAACATGAGAGATTAGAGGATTATGTGAATATTGACTCGCATATCTTGTGCACTCCT gTGATTGCTGATATTGATAATGATGGAGTAACTGAAATGATTGTTGCAGTTTCATATTTCTTTGATCATGA GTATTATGACAATCCTGAGCATTTGAAAGAGCTTGGTGATATCGATGTTGGGAAATATGTTGCCAGTTCTGTTGTTGTATTCAACCTTGATACAAAGCAAGTTAAGTGGACTCAAGAACTAGATTTAAGTACAAGTACTGCAAAATTTCGTGCATATATATACTCTTCGCCTTCGGTGGTTGATTTGGATGGTGATGGGAACTTGGACATTCTTGTTGGGACTTCATTTGGCTTGTTCTATGTCCTGGATCATCATG GAAATATTAGGGAAAATTTCCCTCTAGAAATGGCTGAAATTCAAGGCGCTGTAGTTGCAGCTGATATCAATGATGATGGAAAAATTGAACTAGTGACCACTGATGTACATGGAAATGTTGTTGCATGGACAtcacaaggaaaagaaatttgGGAAAAGCACCTTAAGAGTCTTGTTTCCCAG GGTCCAACTATAGGCGATGTTGATGGGGATGGCCATACTGATGTTGTAGTCCCTACACTATCAGGTAACATATATGTTCTTAGTGGCAAGGATGGTTCTATTGTCAGGCCTTACCCATACAGAACTCATGGGAGAGTGATGAATCAAGTTCTTCTTCTTGACTTAAGTAAACGTGGGGAGAAAAACAAGGGACTCACACTTGTTACAACATCATTCGATGGTTATCTTTACCTTATAGATGGACCAACTTCTTGTGCTGATGTTGTTGATATTGGTGAAACTTC ATATAGCATGGTCTTGGCAGACAATGTTGATGGTGGAGATGATCTTGATCTCATAGTTTCAACAATGAATGGAAATGTCTTTTGCTTTTCAACTCCTGTTCCACATCATCCCCTGAAG GCTTGGAGATCTACTAATCAAGGAAGAAACAATGTAGCAAACCGCTACAACCGTGAAGGGGTGTATATTAAACCTTCATCAAGAAGTTTCCGTGATGAGGAGGGGAAGAGCTTCTGGGTGGAATTTGAGATTGTGGACAAGTATAGAATCCCGTCTGGGTCTCAAGCACCTTATAATGTCACT ACAACCCTGTTAGTTCCTGGCAATTATCAAGGTGAACGACGGATAAAGCAAAATCAAATCTTTGACCGTCCAGGAAAATATCGGATAAAACTTCCAACAGTTGGAGTGAGAACTACTGGAACTGTTTTGGTGGAGATGGTTGATAAGAATGGACTCTATTTCTCAGATGACTTCTCGCTTACATTCCACATGCATTACTATAAACTGCTGAAGTGGCTCCTTGTCCTCCCAATGCTTGGAATGTTTGGTGTGCTTGTCATCCTTCGTCCACAAGAGGCCATGCCCTTGCCATCATTTTCAAGGAATACGGACTTGTGA
- the LOC118037567 gene encoding protein DEFECTIVE IN EXINE FORMATION 1 isoform X1 — MKPPAIRVFLICFLLFTTSIHGDESKKNKFRDREATDDALGYPDIDEDALLNTRCPRNLELRWQTEVSSSIYATPLIADINSDGKLDVVVPSFVHYLEALEGSDGDKIPGWPAFHQSTVHASPLLYDIDKDGVREIALATYNGEVLFFRVSGYMMTDKLEVPRRRVKKNWYVGLDPDPVDRSHPDVHDDQLVLEATENKSQSHTTGNTHQNTPETNSSISTSTDNSHPSNASIETGKEMSENQTETIIKLSSQVDNSSVGAGSNGTDNAQNGTNKTQNGTITVEKETNNAENGTNTGRRLLEDDNSKGSHEGGSESKENDHENGHAATVENDEGLEADADSSFELFRESDELADEYSYDYDDYVDESMWGDEEWKERKHERLEDYVNIDSHILCTPVIADIDNDGVTEMIVAVSYFFDHEYYDNPEHLKELGDIDVGKYVASSVVVFNLDTKQVKWTQELDLSTSTAKFRAYIYSSPSVVDLDGDGNLDILVGTSFGLFYVLDHHGNIRENFPLEMAEIQGAVVAADINDDGKIELVTTDVHGNVVAWTSQGKEIWEKHLKSLVSQGPTIGDVDGDGHTDVVVPTLSGNIYVLSGKDGSIVRPYPYRTHGRVMNQVLLLDLSKRGEKNKGLTLVTTSFDGYLYLIDGPTSCADVVDIGETSYSMVLADNVDGGDDLDLIVSTMNGNVFCFSTPVPHHPLKAWRSTNQGRNNVANRYNREGVYIKPSSRSFRDEEGKSFWVEFEIVDKYRIPSGSQAPYNVTTTLLVPGNYQGERRIKQNQIFDRPGKYRIKLPTVGVRTTGTVLVEMVDKNGLYFSDDFSLTFHMHYYKLLKWLLVLPMLGMFGVLVILRPQEAMPLPSFSRNTDL, encoded by the exons ATGAAACCTCCAGCGATTAGAGTTTTCTTGATCTGTTTCTTATTATTCACCACTTCCATTCATGGAGATGAGTCCAAAAAGAACAAATTTCGAGACCGAGAAGCCACGGACGATGCCCTTGGTTACCCTGACAT AGATGAGGACGCGTTGTTGAATACACGTTGCCCTAGAAATCTAGAGCTGAGATGGCAAACCGAAGTGAGTTCTAGCATTTACGCTACTCCATTGATTGCCGATATCAATAG TGATGGAAAACTTGATGTAGTGGTTCCTTCTTTTGTTCACTATCTTGAAGCTCTAGAAGGTTCTGATGGAGACAAAATCCCAG GTTGGCCTGCATTCCACCAATCAACGGTGCATGCAAGTCCTCTCCTATATGATATTGACAAGGATGGTGTGAGGGAGATTGCTTTGGCTACTTACAATGGTGAAGTTCTCTTCTTCag GGTTTCAGGATACATGATGACTGATAAACTGGAAGTGCCTCGTAGGAGAGTTAAAAAGAATTGGTATGTGGGTCTGGATCCAGATCCCGTGGATCGTTCTCATCCAGATGTTCATGATGACCAACTTGTCTTAGAGGCTACTGAGAATAAATCACAGTCTC ACACAACTGGAAATACACATCAAAATACACCTGAAACAAATTCTTCGATTTCTACATCAACAGACAATAGTCATCCATCAAATGCATCCATTGAGACTGGAAAGGAAATGAGCGAGAATCAAACGGAAACAATTATCAAACTGTCCTCGCAAGTCGATAATTCTTCTGTAGGTGCTGGGTCAAATGGAACAGATAATGCTCAGAATGGAACCAATAAAACTCAGAATGGAACCATTACAGTAGAGAAGGAAACCAATAATGCAGAGAATGGAACAAACACTGGAAGAAGGCTTCTCGAAGATGACAATTCAAAGGGTTCACATGAAGGTGGCTCAGAATCTAAAGAGAATGACCATGAAAATGGTCATGCGGCAACTGTTGAAAATGATGAAGGGTTAGAAGCAGATGCAGATTCATCGTTTGAGCTATTCCGTGAAAGTGATGAATTAGCCGATGAGTACAGTTATGACTATGATGATTATGTTGATGAATCCATGTGGGGAGATGAAGAATGGAAAGAAAGGAAACATGAGAGATTAGAGGATTATGTGAATATTGACTCGCATATCTTGTGCACTCCT gTGATTGCTGATATTGATAATGATGGAGTAACTGAAATGATTGTTGCAGTTTCATATTTCTTTGATCATGA GTATTATGACAATCCTGAGCATTTGAAAGAGCTTGGTGATATCGATGTTGGGAAATATGTTGCCAGTTCTGTTGTTGTATTCAACCTTGATACAAAGCAAGTTAAGTGGACTCAAGAACTAGATTTAAGTACAAGTACTGCAAAATTTCGTGCATATATATACTCTTCGCCTTCGGTGGTTGATTTGGATGGTGATGGGAACTTGGACATTCTTGTTGGGACTTCATTTGGCTTGTTCTATGTCCTGGATCATCATG GAAATATTAGGGAAAATTTCCCTCTAGAAATGGCTGAAATTCAAGGCGCTGTAGTTGCAGCTGATATCAATGATGATGGAAAAATTGAACTAGTGACCACTGATGTACATGGAAATGTTGTTGCATGGACAtcacaaggaaaagaaatttgGGAAAAGCACCTTAAGAGTCTTGTTTCCCAG GGTCCAACTATAGGCGATGTTGATGGGGATGGCCATACTGATGTTGTAGTCCCTACACTATCAGGTAACATATATGTTCTTAGTGGCAAGGATGGTTCTATTGTCAGGCCTTACCCATACAGAACTCATGGGAGAGTGATGAATCAAGTTCTTCTTCTTGACTTAAGTAAACGTGGGGAGAAAAACAAGGGACTCACACTTGTTACAACATCATTCGATGGTTATCTTTACCTTATAGATGGACCAACTTCTTGTGCTGATGTTGTTGATATTGGTGAAACTTC ATATAGCATGGTCTTGGCAGACAATGTTGATGGTGGAGATGATCTTGATCTCATAGTTTCAACAATGAATGGAAATGTCTTTTGCTTTTCAACTCCTGTTCCACATCATCCCCTGAAG GCTTGGAGATCTACTAATCAAGGAAGAAACAATGTAGCAAACCGCTACAACCGTGAAGGGGTGTATATTAAACCTTCATCAAGAAGTTTCCGTGATGAGGAGGGGAAGAGCTTCTGGGTGGAATTTGAGATTGTGGACAAGTATAGAATCCCGTCTGGGTCTCAAGCACCTTATAATGTCACT ACAACCCTGTTAGTTCCTGGCAATTATCAAGGTGAACGACGGATAAAGCAAAATCAAATCTTTGACCGTCCAGGAAAATATCGGATAAAACTTCCAACAGTTGGAGTGAGAACTACTGGAACTGTTTTGGTGGAGATGGTTGATAAGAATGGACTCTATTTCTCAGATGACTTCTCGCTTACATTCCACATGCATTACTATAAACTGCTGAAGTGGCTCCTTGTCCTCCCAATGCTTGGAATGTTTGGTGTGCTTGTCATCCTTCGTCCACAAGAGGCCATGCCCTTGCCATCATTTTCAAGGAATACGGACTTGTGA